A window of Sebastes umbrosus isolate fSebUmb1 chromosome 3, fSebUmb1.pri, whole genome shotgun sequence contains these coding sequences:
- the LOC119483916 gene encoding carboxylesterase notum2-like has translation MKILSKVAFLLLLGGIWCQNNRNANAGGKSTKKTGGNQGGDVGQSPPAVDLTPESTGGTGSTGSTGSSRATGATGGTGGTGSSRATGATGSSGATGATGGTGGTGGTGSSRATGSTGGTGNTGGTGSSRVTGGTGSSRGTGNSGSSRGTGGTAEAGREAAAGARAAGQQTDDMRLHFLKNTQVTCNDGTAAGFYLKEFRGSRRWLLFLEGGWCCHSKETCDSRYQNIPRLMSSSGWPQIKRGTGILSSQAEENPHWHNANIIFIPYCSSDVWSGTGPAPTPPPRPRQGKEKERDRNTNATEYTFMGSLIIREVIKDLIPKGIKLAKVVILSGTSAGGTGVLLNIDRVASQLEQLGAEAQVRGLVDSGWFLESKQPRSPNCPETISCSPEDAIKIGLRLWNGVVPDRCRTLYKKGEEWMCFFGHKMYSTLTSPLFVVQWLFDEEQLRVENIYMGGQSLSEEQWQYIQNLGTELKNSLSDVTAVFAPSCLSHTVITKSNWLSFQVRGTSLPRALHCWDRSLEAIRNNKTPAKGCPFHLVDTCQWPQCNPTCPALVDQATQQELTLIQMLVAMGLDLQRLGLDPQGDAESLASMVSDGG, from the exons ATGAAGATACTGAGCAAGGTTGCTTTCTTGCTTTTGCTCGGGGGAATCTGGTGTCAGAACAACCGTAATGCTAATGCTGGTGGCAAGTCCACCAAGAAGACTGGTGGGAACCAAGGAGGTGATGTTGGCCAGTCTCCCCCCGCAGTTGATCTGACTCCTGAAAGCACTGGAGGCACTGGAAGCACTGGAAGCACTGGGAGCTCTAGAGCCACTGGAGCCACTGGAGGCACTGGAGGCACTGGGAGCTCTAGAGCCACTGGAGCCACTGGATCCTCTGGAGCCACTGGAGCCACTGGAGGCACTGGAGGCACTGGAGGCACTGGGAGCTCTAGAGCCACTGGAAGCACTGGAGGCACTGGAAACACTGGAGGCACTGGAAGCTCCAGAGTTACTGGAGGCACTGGAAGCTCCAGAGGCACTGGAAACAGTGGAAGCTCCAGAGGCACTGGAGGCACGGCTGAAGCAGGACGGGAGGCTGCCGCAGGAGCTcgggcagctggacagcagacggATGATATGAGGCTGCACTTCCTCAAGAACACCCAAGTTACATGTAATGATGGAACAGCAGCTGG GTTTTACCTAAAGGAGTTCAGAGGAAGCCGCCGATGGCTGTTATTTCTGGAAG gtgGCTGGTGCTGCCACAGCAAAGAGACCTGTGATTCCAGGTACCAAAATATACCCCGACTAATGAGCTCATCGGGGTGGCCCCAAATAAAAAGAG GAACTGGAATATTGTCTTCTCAAGCGGAGGAAAACCCACACTGGCATAATGCAAACATTAT ATTCATCCCGTACTGCTCCAGTGATGTATGGAGTGGCACCGGGCCTGCCCCGACGCCTCCTCCAAGGCCACGACAAGGCaaggaaaaagagagggatAGAAATACTAATGCTA CTGAGTACACCTTCATGGGATCCCTGATCATCCGCGAGGTCATCAAAGACCTCATCCCCAAAGGAATCAAGCTGGCCAAGGTTGTCATCCTGTCTGGCACAAG TGCTGGGGGAACAGGTGTTCTGCTGAACATAGACAGGGTGGCCAGTCAGCTGGAGCAGCTCGGTGCAGAGGCTCAGGTCCGAGGCCTCGTGGATTCTGGGTGGTTTCTAGAGAGTAAACAGCCGAGATCACCCAACTGCCCCGAGACTATTTCCTGCTCACCTGAAGATGCTATCAAGATAGGACTCAG GTTATGGAACGGGGTTGTGCCTGACAGATGTCGGACGCTCTATAAGAAAGGAGAGGAGTGGATGTGCTTCTTTGGCCACAAAATGTACTCTACCTTGACCT CCCCTCTGTTTGTGGTGCAGTGGCTGTTTGATGAGGAGCAGCTGAGAGTGGAGAACATCTACATGGGAGGACAGAGTCTGTCCGAGGAGCAGTGGCAGTACATACAGAACCTGGGCACAGAGCTCAAGAACTCACTGAGCGATGTCAC ggcTGTGTTCGCTCCGTCCTGCCTCTCCCACACAGTGATTACCAAAAG CAACTGGCTGAGTTTCCAAGTTAGAGGCACTTCTCTACCACGGGCCCTGCACTGCTGGGACAGGAGTCTGGAGGCGATCCGCAACAACAAAACCCCGGCCAAAGGCTGCCCTTTCCACCTGGTGGACACATGCCAGTGGCCCCAGTGCAACCCCACCTGCCCAGCCTTGGTGGACCAGGCCACCCAGCAGGAGCTCACCCTAATCCAGATGCTGGTAGCCATGGGCCTTGACCTCCAGAGGCTGGGCCTGGATCCCCAGGGAGATGCAGAATCTCTGGCCAGCATGGTCAGCGATGGTGGCTAA